The Synchiropus splendidus isolate RoL2022-P1 chromosome 8, RoL_Sspl_1.0, whole genome shotgun sequence genome has a window encoding:
- the LOC128763446 gene encoding uncharacterized protein LOC128763446: protein MVFSVVVAGLILVLIWWFSGNIRHKSKRPPGPTGLPLLGNLLQLDRKAPFKTFLELSKTYGPVFTVHMGLQRVVVLVGYDAVKEALVEQAEDFAGRGNRQLLNKLTNGYGVFLSNGERTRQLRRFTLSTLRDFGMGRKGMEEWIQNEARHLCNKMDSFKGSVFNPKAIVGCSVANVICCLVFGRRFDHGDKQFLRLFHILNEIMEISSSPLGQIYNLFPTVMGFISGRLRNLFALISEFQTFVRSEVTKHAETLDPNSPRDYIDSFLIQIEQDKDDHTSEFHHQNLIGMLLALFLAGTETTSSTIRYALGVLMKYPEVQERMQKEIDGVIGKDRAPNVSDRKLMPFSDAVIHEVQRCLDIAPYSVPHHSLTDISFRGYTIPKDTAIIPLLHSVLREEKHWKTPWSFSPDNFLNPDGSFKKNPAFLAFSAGRRVCLGESLARMELFLFMVSLVQKFTFSCPGGPDSVNLVPEYIMMTNVAPEHELMATPPGPEPEGAASGESAGALPALVRGQLPRYIKVGPRLGAAQSLSSMELVTTAVLAGLILVLIWIVKDRARDSRLPPGPRALPVVGNVLQLDKKFPFKTLMEMSRSYGPVMTLYLGWQRAVVLVGHDAVKEALVDQTDDFTGRGPLPFLLKATRGYGLGISNGERWRQLRRFTLSTLRDFGMGRKGMEEWTQEESKHLRDWIVSLKGAVFNPTFLLGCTVSNIICCLVFGRRFNYDDKEFLNLLNTINEIVKFGSSPLAQAYNLFPRLLELLPGYQHKVFAKMLEIRQFVNKEIQRHKETLDPSSPRDYIDCFLLRMKQEKDNPSTEFHEDNLVATVMNLFLAGTETTSSTIRYGLSVMLKYPDIQAKVQKEIDSVIGDRTPNMEDRKSLPFTDAVIHEFQRFLDIVPLSLPRYTLHDVSFRGYVIPKDTVIIPLLHSVLKDENYWETPQTFNPEHFLSNGSFKKSSAFIPFAAGKRSCVGESLARMELFIFIVTLMQHFTVSCPGGPDSIDLVPEYSSFANVPPQHELSAKLRTK from the exons ATGGTTTTCTCAGTGGTCGTGGCAGGGCTGATCCTGGTTCTGATCTGGTGGTTTAGTGGAAACATCAGGCATAAGTCTAAGCGTCCTCCTGGGCCCACTGGACTTCCTCTTCTCGGGAACCTGCTTCAGCTCGACCGCAAGGCTCCTTTTAAAACCTTTCTGGAG CTCAGTAAGACCTACGGTCCCGTGTTCACGGTGCACATGGGCCTGCAACGGGTCGTGGTTCTGGTGGGCTATGACGCAGTAAAGGAAGCTCTGGTGGAACAGGCAGAGGACTTCGCAGGAAGAGGAAACCGGCAGCTTCTGAATAAATTAACCAACGGCTACG GTGTATTCCTCAGCAATGGTGAGCGCACTCGCCAGCTCAGACGCTTTACTTTGTCCACCCTGAGAGACTTCGGGATGGGACGCAAGGGTATGGAGGAGTGGATTCAGAACGAAGCCAGACATTTGTGCAACAAGATGGACTCCTTCAAAG gCTCCGTCTTCAACCCCAAGGCCATTGTGGGGTGCTCGGTGGCCAACGTCATCTGTTGCCTTGTTTTTGGGCGCCGCTTCGATCACGGCGACAAACAATTCCTGCGACTCTTTCACATCTTGAATGAGATCATGGAGATCAGCAGCAGCCCACTGGGCCAG ATCTACAACTTGTTCCCCACTGTGATGGGCTTCATCTCTGGACGCCTCCGGAATCTTTTTGCTCTCATAAGTGAGTTTCAAACCTTTGTGCGATCAGAGGTCACGAAGCACGCTGAGACTTTGGATCCGAACTCACCGAGGGACTACATCGACTCCTTTCTGATCCAGATCGAGCAG GACAAGGACGACCACACCAGCGAGTTCCATCACCAAAACTTGATTGGGATGCTGCTGGCTCTGTTTCTGGCCGGAACCGAAACCACCAGCTCAACCATACGGTACGCCCTGGGAGTTCTGATGAAGTACCCCGAGGTTCAAG AGAGGATGCAGAAGGAGATCGACGGAGTGATCGGGAAAGACCGAGCTCCCAACGTGTCCGACAGGAAGTTGATGCCTTTCTCAGATGCCGTCATTCACGAAGTTCAGCGCTGCCTGGACATTGCTCCCTACAGCGTCCCTCACCACTCGCTCACGGACATCTCCTTCCGAGGATACACCATTCCCAAG GATACAGCCATCATCCCACTACTGCACTCGGTGCTGAGAGAGGAGAAGCACTGGAAGACTCCCTGGTCCTTCAGTCCTGATAACTTCCTGAACCCTGACGGCAGCTTCAAGAAAAACCCAGCCTTCctggccttctctgctg GGAGGCGGGTCTGCCTGGGTGAGTCGCTGGCCAGGATGGAGCTCTTCCTCTTCATGGTGTCGCTGGTGCAGAAGTTCACCTTCTCCTGCCCGGGGGGACCCGACAGCGTCAACCTGGTGCCAGAGTACATCATGATGACCAACGTGGCTCCTGAGCACGAGCTGATGGCCACGCCTC CTGGACCGGAGCCAGAGGGAGCGGCATCAGGTGAGAGTGCAGGCGCGCTGCCAGCTCTGGTGAGGGGTCAACTCCCGCGTTATATAAAGGTGGGGCCCCGCCTCGGAGCGGCTCAGAGTCTGAGCAGCATGGAGCTCGTCACCACCGCGGTTCTGGCCGGGCTGATCCTGGTTCTAATCTGGATCGTGAAGGACCGAGCCAGAGACAGTCGCCTGCCTCCGGGACCGAGGGCTCTGCCTGTCGTCGGGAATGTGCTTCAGCTGGACAAGAAGTTTCCCTTCAAAACCCTGATGGAG ATGAGCAGGAGCTACGGTCCGGTGATGACGCTGTACCTGGGCTGGCAGCGGGCCGTGGTTCTGGTGGGTCACGACGCGGTGAAGGAGGCGCTGGTGGACCAGACGGACGACTTCACGGGCAGAGGACCGCTGCCTTTCCTGCTGAAGGCAACCCGAGGCTACG GTTTGGGGATTAGCAACGGGGAACGCTGGAGGCAGCTGCGGCGCTTCACCCTGTCCACCCTGAGGGACTTCGGCATGGGCCGGAAGGGGATGGAGGAGTGGACCCAGGAGGAGAGCAAGCACCTGCGGGACTGGATCGTCTCACTGAAAG GCGCCGTCTTCAACCCCACCTTCCTGCTGGGCTGCACCGTCTCCAACATCATCTGCTGCCTCGTGTTCGGACGTCGCTTCAATTACGACGACAAAGAATTCCTGAACCTCCTCAATACCATCAACGAAATTGTGAAGTTCGGGAGCAGTCCGCTCGCTCAG GCGTACAACCTCTTCCCCCGGCTGTTAGAGCTGCTGCCGGGGTACCAGCACAAAGTGTTCGCCAAGATGCTGGAGATCAGACAGTTTGTCAACAAGGAGATCCAGAGGCACAAAGAGACGCTGGACCCCAGCTCCCCCCGAGACTACATCGACTGCTTCCTTCTCCGCATGAAGCAG GAGAAAGACAACCCCAGCACTGAGTTCCACGAGGACAACCTGGTGGCCACGGTGATGAACCTGTTTCTGGCTGGAACTGAGACCACCAGCTCCACCATCAGATACGGACTCAGTGTTATGCTCAAGTACCCGGACATCCAGG CAAAAGTGCAGAAAGAGATTGACTCAGTGATCGGAGACAGAACCCCCAACATGGAGGACCGGAAGTCTCTTCCCTTCACTGACGCCGTCATCCACGAATTCCAGCGGTTCCTGGACATCGTGCCCCTCAGCCTGCCCCGCTACACCCTGCATGACGTCTCCTTCCGAGGATATGTGATTCCAAAG GACACCGTCATCATCCCTCTGCTCCACTCGGTTCTGAAAGACGAGAATTACTGGGAGACTCCTCAGACTTTCAACCCTGAGCACTTCCTCTCCAACGGCAGCTTCAAGAAGAGCTCGGCGTTCATTCCCTTCGCGGCAG GAAAAAGATCCTGCGTGGGTGAGTCGCTGGCCCGGATGgagcttttcattttcatcgtGACACTAATGCAGCACTTCACCGTGTCCTGCCCGGGCGGCCCGGACAGCATCGACCTGGTACCTGAATACAGCAGCTTCGCAAATGTTCCGCCACAGCACGAGCTCAGCGCCAAGCTGCGCACCAAATGA